In Thunnus maccoyii chromosome 11, fThuMac1.1, whole genome shotgun sequence, one genomic interval encodes:
- the LOC121906850 gene encoding piggyBac transposable element-derived protein 4-like produces the protein METQFITEEEDPEITLVLEPSDSEQDSVVSENEEDTNTEDDVLDSESTEHSSDESSEDRTENGEYMEEKEDPGWKSRNGQIVWSPSHAETLRYFPATALTPGPTRYAIARISNVKSCFDLLITEEITQLLVDMTNLQGRRTVKDWKDVDATDLQAYMGLLILAGVHRSRNESTHSLWDDHTGRAIFRATMSHCKFRLLSSCLRFDDRMTRPERNKKDKLAAFRTIWEKWTRRLPLLFNPGRDVCVDEQLVPFKGSCRFRQYMPQKQAKYGLKIWVTCDVKTSYAWKMQIYTGKSDGGAPEVNQGKRVVLEMTEGLKGSTVTCDNFFTSYALAEELLKRKIALVGTVRKTKTELPPQLLQTRQRAPLSSLFAFTRTHTAVSYVPKRGKIVLLLSTKHREPAVSDTEKKKPTIFTDYNRCKGGVDNMDKLVSIYSCRRKTCRWPMVLFYNMLDVSAHNAFVLWTSVDSSWNQAKKFRRRLFLDELGKMLVSPQMARRQRLPHTPAAAAMVARLRQQDTDPDPDSDNNPKKRRLCELCTGKRKKTATTCIKCGKCACKDHTSFICSTCYKLK, from the exons ATGGAGACACAGTTCATAACGGAAGAAGAAGATCCGGAGATAACGCTGGTCCTAGAGCCATCTGATAGCGAGCAGGACTCGGTTGTCTCCGAAAATGaagaggacacaaacacagaggatgATGTGCTGGACTCTGAGTCCACCGAACATTCCTCTGATGAGTCCTCTGAGGACAGGACAGAGAACGGGGAGTAcatggaggagaaagaggatcCTGGATGGAAATCGAGGAATGGGCAGATTGTCTGGTCTCCCAGTCACGCCGAGACGCTGCGCTACTTTCCAGCCACCGCTTTGACTCCGGGACCCACACGGTACGCCATCGCCCGGATCAGCAACGTCAAGTCCTGCTTCGATCTCCTCATAACAGAAGAGATCACCCAGCTCCTCGTGGACATGACCAACCTGCAGGGGAGACGCACCGTGAAAGACTGGAAAGACGTGGATGCTACTGACCTGCAGGCGTATATGGGCTTGCTGATCCTAGCCGGTGTGCACAGGTCGCGGAACGAGTCTACCCACAGCCTGTGGGATGACCACACCGGACGGGCCATCTTCCGGGCCACCATGTCCCACTGTAAATTCAGGCTCCTGAGCTCCTGTTTGCGCTTCGATGACAGGATGACACGACCTGAGCGTAATAAGAAAGACAAGCTGGCTGCCTTTCGGACCATCTGGGAGAAGTGGACGCGACGCCTCCCGCTGCTGTTCAATCCGGGTcgagatgtgtgtgtggatgagcaGCTCGTCCCGTTCAAAGGCAGCTGCAGGTTCCGCCAGTACATGCCTCAAAAACAAGCCAAGTATGGCTTAAAGATCTGGGTCACCTGCGACGTCAAGACATCCTATGCGTGGAAGATGCAGATCTACACGGGGAAATCTGATGGCGGTGCCCCGGAGGTGAACCAGGGAAAGAGAGTTGTTCTGGAAATGACTGAGGGGCTCAAGGGGAGCACCGTGACCTGTGACAATTTTTTCACCTCCTATGCGCTGGCAGAGGAGCTTCTGAAGAGGAAAATTGCCCTTGTCGGTACTGTTCGTAAGACTAAGACAGAGCTTCCCCCGCAACTGCTGCAGACGAGGCAGAGAGCGCCCCTGTCCTCCCTCTTTGCCTTCACCAGGACGCACACAGCGGTGTCGTACGTACCCAAACGGGGGAAGATTGTGCTGCTCCTCAGCACCAAGCACCGGGAGCCGGCTGTGAGCGACACTGAGAAAAAGAAGCCAACTATCTTCACAGACTACAACCGCTGCAAAGGAGGTGTCGACAACATGGATAAG cTTGTCAGCATCTACAGCTGTAGGAGAAAGACATGTCGCTGGCCGATGGTTCTCTTTTACAACATGCTGGACGTCTCTGCCCACAACGCCTTTGTACTGTGGACATCCGTGGATTCTTCCTGGAACCAGGCCAAGAAATTCAGACGGAGGCTTTTCCTGGACGAACTGGGGAAAATGCTCGTGTCTCCGCAAATGGCACGGAGACAGCGCCTTCCCCACACACCAGCCGCTGCCGCCATGGTGGCAAGACTACGGCAACAGGACACAGACCCAGACCCTGACTCAGACAACAACCCCAAAAAGAGGAGGCTGTGTGAGTTATGCactggaaaaaggaaaaaaacggCCACCACCTGCATCAAATGTGGCAAGTGTGCCTGCAAAGACCACACGTCATTCATTTGCAGCACCTGCTACAAACTGAAatga
- the bbs5 gene encoding Bardet-Biedl syndrome 5 protein homolog has product MASVLDALWEDRDVRFDITAQQMKTRPGEVLIDCLDSIEDTKGNNGDRGRLLVTNLRIIWHSLALPRVNLSVGYNSIINITTRTANSKLRGQTEALYILTKSNNTRFEFIFTNVVPGSPRLFTSVIAVHRAYETSKMYRDLKLRAALIQNKQLRLLPREQVYDKINGVWNLSSDQGNLGTFFITNVRIVWHANMNESFNVSIPYLQIWSIRIRDSKFGLALVIESSRQSGGYVLGFKIDPVDKLQDALKEINSLHKVYSANPIFGVDYEMEEKPQPLEELTVEQEPDDVEIEPDEQTDAFTAYFADGNKQQDREPVFSEELGLAVEKLKEGFTLQGLWEVMG; this is encoded by the exons ATGGCGTCTGTTTTAGATGCTCTTTGGGAGGACAGAGACGTCCGATTCGACATAACCGCACA GCAGATGAAAACTCGGCCAGGAGAGGTGCTGATAGATTGCCTGGACTCAATAGAGGACACGAAAGGCAACAACGGTGATCGAG GACGACTCTTGGTGACAAACTTGAGAATCATTTGGCATTCTTTGGCCCTGCCAAGAGTCAATTTGT CTGTTGGTTACAACTCCATCATTAACATCACAACAAGGACGGCTAACTCA AAATTGAGAGGCCAGACTGAAGCACTCTACATCTTGACAAAGTCCAACAACACAAGATTTGAGTTCATTTTCACAAATGTGGTTCCAGGAAGTCCACGGTTGTTTACTTCTGTTATCGCTGTACACAg gGCCTATGAGACCTCTAAAATGTACAGGGACCTGAAATTGCGAGCTGCTCTTATTCAAAATAAGCAGCTAAGACTCTTGCCCCGGGAGCAAGTGTATGATAAAATTAATGGAGTTTGGAATTTATCCAGTGATCAG GGTAACCTCGGAACCTTCTTTATCACCAACGTTCGGATTGTGTGGCATGCCAATATGAACGAGAGCTTCAACGTCAGCATTCCTTACCTCCAGATT tgGTCTATCAGAATAAGAGACTCCAAGTTTGGCTTGGCTTTGGTGATAGAGAGTTCACGTCAG agtGGAGGCTACGTGCTGGGATTTAAGATCGACCCTGTGGATAAGCTTCAAGATGCACTTAAAGAAATCAACTCATTGCATAAGGTGTACTCTGCCAACCCCATCTTTGGAGTGGACTatgaaatggaggaaaag CCGCAGCCGTTGGAAGAACTCACGGTGGAACAAGAACCCGATGATGTGGAAATTGAGCCTGACGAGCAGACTGATGCTTTCACT GCCTACTTTGCTGATGGCAACAAG CAACAAGACCGTGAGCCAGTTTTTTCTGAGGAGCTGGGTCTCGCCGTTGAGAAGCTGAAGGAGGGCTTCACACTTCAAGGACTGTGGGAAGTCATGGGCTAA